A region of Pseudochaenichthys georgianus unplaced genomic scaffold, fPseGeo1.2 scaffold_909_arrow_ctg1, whole genome shotgun sequence DNA encodes the following proteins:
- the LOC117444728 gene encoding E3 ubiquitin/ISG15 ligase TRIM25-like: MAQKGVQLDRETFSCSICLDLLKDPVTIPCGHSYCMKCITQHWDGELIHSCPQCRQSFTPRPVLLKNTMLADLVEELKKTGPPAAPADLCYAGAGDVACDVCTGRKLRACKSCLVCLASYCDQHLQPHYESPVFRKHKLVEPSKELQENICSRHDEVMKLFCRTDQQSICSLCSVDEHKGHDTVSAAAERTERQRELEGSRLNIQQRIQDGEKEVKLLQQEVQAVNGSADKAVEDSEKTFTELIRLMEKRSSDVKQQLRSQQEREVSRVRELQEKLEQEISELKRRDAELELLSHTEDHNQFLLSYPSSLPAPLSGATHSSSTNIRPLSYFEDVTAALSAVRDKLQDVLREEWTNVSPTEVEVFPSAAEPASRAGFFTCSQEITLDPNTAGTLLVLSEGSRKATRMRQGQPYSRHPDRFTCYPQVLSRESLTGRCYWEVEWRGGAVGVAVAYKSISRAGLESVFGDNDKSWSLDCDQNRYSFLYNRISTPVSGPLSSRVGVYLDHRAGVLSFYSVSETTTLLHRVQTTFTQPLHAGVSLCYGATAEFCKLK, from the coding sequence ATGGCGCAGAAAGGAGTTCAGCTGGACCGGGAAACCTTCTCTTGTTCCATCTGTCTGGATCTACTGAAGGATCCGGTCACTATTCCCTGTGGACATAGCTACTGCATGAAGTGTATTACACAGCACTGGGATGGAGAGCTGATCCACAGCTGCCCTCAGTGCAGGCAGAGCTTCACACCGAGGCCTGTCCTGCTGAAGAACACCATGCTAGCAGATTTAGTGGAGGAGCTGAAGAAGACTGGACCCCCAGCTGCTCCTGCTGATCTCTGCTATGCTGGAGCTGGAGACGTGGCCTGTGATGTCTGCACTGGGAGGAAGCTGAGAGCCTGTAAGTCCTGCCTCGTGTGTCTGGCCTCTTACTGTGACCAACACCTCCAGCCTCATTATGAATCACCTGTCTTTAGAAAGCACAAGCTGGTGGAGCCCTCCAAGGAGCTCCAGGAGAACATCTGCTCTCGTCACGACGAGGTTATGAAGCTGTTCTGCCGCACTGATCAGCAGAGTATCTGTTCTCTCTGCTCTGTGGACGAACACAAAGGCCACGACACGGTGTCGgctgcagcagagaggactgagaggcagagagagctgGAGGGGAGTCGACTCAACATCCAGCAGAGGATCCAGGACGGAGAGAAGGAGGTGAAGCTGCTTCAGCAGGAGGTGCAGGCCGTCAATGGCTCTGCTGATAAAGCAGTGGAGGACAGCGAGAAGACGTTCACTGAGCTGATCCGTCTCATGGAGAAGAGAAGCTCTGACGTGAAGCAGCAGCTCAGATCCCAGCAGGAGAGAGAAGTGAGTCGAGTCAGAGAGCTCCAGGAGAAGCTGGAGCAGGAGATCTCTGAGCTGAAgaggagagacgctgagctggagCTGCTGTCTCACACAGAGGACCACAACCAGTTCCTGCTCAGCTACCCCTCCTCACTGCCAGCCCCCCTCAGTGGAGCTACACACTCCTCCAGCACCAACATCCGTCCTCTGAGCTACTTTGAGGACGTGACGGCGGCCCTGTCAGCAGTCAGAGACAAACTACAGGACGTCCTGAGAGAGGAATGGACGAACGTCTCACCGACTGAAGTGGAGGTTTTCCCGTCAGCAGCAGAGCCCGCCTCCAGAGCTGGGTTCTTCACGTGTTCACAGGAGATCACTCTGGATCCAAACACAGCAGGCACACTGCTGGTATTATCTGAGGGGAGCAGAAAAGCAACACGCATGAGACAAGGACAGCCTtattctcgtcacccagacagattCACTTGTTACCCTCAGGTCCTGAGCAGAGAGAGTCTGACTGGACGTTGTTACTGGGAGGTGGAGTGGAGAGGGGGAGCAGTTGGTGTAGCAGTCGCATACAAGAGTATCAGCAGAGCAGGGCTGGAAAGTGTATTTGGAGACAATGACAAATCTTGGTCCTTAGATTGTGACCAAAACCGTTATTCATTTCTTTACAACAGAATCAGCACTCCCGTCTCAGGTCCTCTGTCCTCCAGAGTAGGAGTGTACCTGGATCACAGAGCAGGTGTTCTGTCCTTCTACAGCGTCTCTGAAACCACgactctcctccacagagtCCAGACCACGTTCACTCAGCCGCTGCATGCTGGAGTTTCTCTTTGTTATGGAGCCACTGCTGAGTTTTGTAAACTCAAATAG